The genome window CTGGCGCTACACCCGCTACTATGACGATGGCGAAGAACTCTATGATCACCGTAAAGACCCCGACGAGTGGACCAACCTTGCCGCGAATCCGGAATACGCTTCTGTCAAAGAGCGGCTGGCCCGGTTTCTTCCTGAGCGCGAAGCTCCGTTGATCGAAGAAGGAATCGAAACGTGGAGCGTTCCGTTCAGTGCAGACAGGCTGCTGGAACAGAAAAAGTAATTTGATGAGAAAAATAAGATACAGTTTGATCAGTGCGACCCTGCTGGCCGGAATGGCGAGTGCAGGGCAGAACCTCGTTGCGGACAACCTGCAGGATTGGAAACTGTCATGGAAGGGCGAGGAGGTCATGTCGGTAACGGATGGCGTGCTGACCTATGAGCAGGCTCCGAAAGACAAAATGCAAAACGCTTTTTTTGAGCAGACTATTACGCTTGAGCCGGATCAGTTCTATGAGCTCTCGATGGAATACCGCTCCGAAGACGGCCTGACTCCGGTCGTTGCGGTTGCGCACGCCGATGCCAAAGATGCAGGCAAGCCGATTCGGTTGTTTCGCATGCCGCCTTCCAGAGATTGGAAAACCTATACCACGAAGACGTCCTTGGGATCGCGCAAAGGAAACTTCCGCATCCGGATCTGTCCGGCGGCTAAACCGAACCGGATTTTCAGAAACAAGGAAAAGGTGCGCTCCGACCATCCGGGAAAAGCGCAGTTCCGGAATGTTCGATTGGTGAAGTCGGACTTTTCCGTGCCGGAGGTGGTTCGTCCACCCAAGGCATTTGAAACCGAAACCTATGTGTACAAAACCGTCGGTGATCTGGAACTGGTGTTGAAAATCGACCGGCCGCTCAATGTCGACGGTCCGGTGCCGGTGATCTTCTGGGTGCATGGAGGCGGCTGGTCGGTCGGCAGTCCGGACAACATGCTGTGGGGATCGGCCATGCATGCATCGCAGGGCGTGGCCGGTGCGCGGGTGCAGTATCGCCTGATCAAACAGGGCGGGACGTTTAAGAAAACCTTCGGTGACCTGCTCGATGCTGTCGAGTGGCTTCGCCAGCATGCGGAAGAACTGAACATCGACATGAGCCGCCTGATTATGGCCGGCGGCTCCGCGGGCGGGCATCTCTCATCCATTCTTGCTCAGAAAACGCCGGAGTGCATCGGCTACATCGGATTCTGTGGAATGTACGACCTGACCGATGTCGGCGAAAGCCGTTTCGCCTATCAGCCGAAAGGGTTTATGGTGTCGCTGGATTTCGACACATTGGCCACCGGTTCGGCCATTCATAATATCCGAGACAATCCTCCGCAGACACTTCTGATGCACGGTGATGCGGATGCCACAATTGACTGTGATGTTGCGGTTCGGTTTGCCGAAGCGCTTCGCGCCAAAGGCGGCAAAGTGAAGCTTGTGCTGATGCCCGGAGGAGGGCATGACATGCTCTATCCCTACCGCCAGCAGAAAGAGATTCACGGCTTGCTTCATGATTTGGGGATCTACACCAATGATTTTGAAACCTCGCAACGTAAATGGGCGGAACGCGCAGAATAATGACGCGGCAAATTTCCAGTTTCTTTTTTCTTATAGTCTGTGCCGCATTTGCGGTGCAGGACCGGCCCAATATTGTCTGGCTGACAACAGAAGATAACTCCGCCTGCTGGTATCGGCTGTATAATCCGGAACACGGCGCTCCCATGCCGAATGTGGAGCGGCTGGCGAAGGATGGTTTGGTTTTTAACAATGCCTATTCCTGCGGGCCGGTCTGCTCCGTGGCGCGCAGTACGATCATTTCCGGCTGTTACAGTCCGCGCACCGGAGCGCAGTATCACCGTAATCAGGTGCCGGTGGCGATGCCGTCCGGCCTGCGCATGTTTCCGTATTATCTCCGGCAGGCCGGTTATTACACCACGAACAACAAAAAAGAAGACTACAACTATCGAACGGAAGATAAGGAAGGCGTCTGGGATGAGTCATCCGGCAAAGCCACCTACCGGAACCGTCAGTCCAATCAGCCGTTCTTTCATGTCCAGAATTATATGCGGACCCATGAGAGCCGCCTGTTCGGAAATTTGCCAAAAGAGACGGAATATGTGACCGATCCGGCAGGTGTAAAGCTGTTCCCGTACCATCCGGACACACTGCTGTTCCGAAAGAAATACGCACAGTATCTGACCCTGAACGCCGTAGTGGATGCCGAAATGGGAACATTGATCCGGCAACTCGAAGAAGACGGTTTGCTCGACGATACTTTTATCTTTCACTACGGCGACCACGGTGGAGTCCTGCCGGGAGGAAAAGCGTATGCGCACAACGACGGCCTGCAGGTTGCCATGGTGGTGTATGTGCCGAAAAACTGGCAGCACCTTGTGCCGGCGGAGCGCGGGTCCCG of Tichowtungia aerotolerans contains these proteins:
- a CDS encoding alpha/beta hydrolase — its product is MRKIRYSLISATLLAGMASAGQNLVADNLQDWKLSWKGEEVMSVTDGVLTYEQAPKDKMQNAFFEQTITLEPDQFYELSMEYRSEDGLTPVVAVAHADAKDAGKPIRLFRMPPSRDWKTYTTKTSLGSRKGNFRIRICPAAKPNRIFRNKEKVRSDHPGKAQFRNVRLVKSDFSVPEVVRPPKAFETETYVYKTVGDLELVLKIDRPLNVDGPVPVIFWVHGGGWSVGSPDNMLWGSAMHASQGVAGARVQYRLIKQGGTFKKTFGDLLDAVEWLRQHAEELNIDMSRLIMAGGSAGGHLSSILAQKTPECIGYIGFCGMYDLTDVGESRFAYQPKGFMVSLDFDTLATGSAIHNIRDNPPQTLLMHGDADATIDCDVAVRFAEALRAKGGKVKLVLMPGGGHDMLYPYRQQKEIHGLLHDLGIYTNDFETSQRKWAERAE